Within the Gracilinema caldarium DSM 7334 genome, the region AACGAAGCTGCAGGCCTTCTGGAATTTATGGAAACAAACCATGACCTTTCCTATGTTTCGGGGCATGATTTTGTAAAGAAGCGGTTTAAAAATGCGGCCCGGGCGATTAAACAGGGCCGCCTCGATGTGCTTCCCATGGGATACCTCATTGCAGGTCCTGTCGGAACGGGGAAAAGCTTTATGGTTAGTGCCTTTGCAGGAGAAATCGGTATTCCCATGGTTAAGTTTCGCAATTTTAGGTCCAAGTGGCAGGGGGTTACCGAATCGAATCTGGAAAAGGTTTTAAATATCCTTAAGGCAATGGCCCCCGTGGCGGTCATGATCGATGAAGCTGATGCGTTCCTGGGCGACCGGGACCAGGAAGGCGACTCTGGAACCAGCAACCGGGTTTTTGCCCAGATTGCCAGTTTTATGGGTAATACGGAATACCGGGGGAAAATCATCTGGTTTCTCATTACCTGTCGTCCCGACCTTATCCCCATCGATCTGAAACGGCAGGGGCGAGCAGAGGAGCACCTGGCCCTCTTTTATCCTGAAACGGAGGCAGAAAAAATCGCCCTCTTTGACACCCTGGTGCGAAAACTGGATCTTTCGATCCGGAAATTCCCAATTACCGATGTACTGCGGCGGTTTAAGTATGAATTTTCCGGGGCTGACCTGGAAGCGGTCCTGATAAGAGCTAAATTTCGGGCAGCCATGGATGAACGGACCTTTGTGACCCGGGAAGATGTGGAAGAGGCCATGGCAGACTTTGTGCCCCCCGCATACCCCTACGAAATTGAACTGCAGAATCTAGTAGCTGTTTTGGAATGTACCTCTAAGGAAATGGTACCTAAACGGTTCCAGAACCTGGACCGGACCAAGTTGGTCCGGGATATCCGGGAACTCAAGTCCCTCATTGGCGAACGGGACTGAGACTGAGCATTCCGGTGCATTTGTAAGCTGACGATGTGGTATGCTGGTGTGCTACGTTGTCAAAACCGGTTGGAACTTATATGATTGTAGCCCCTGAATGAGGAAGGAGTAATTATGTCTAAAGAATGGACCAAAGCGACAATAGCAAAGACTATTGACCATACCATTTTAAAGCCCACTGCAACTGCTGAACAGATCCGAGAGCTCTGTGCAGAAGCCCGGGCGAATCATTTTGCCTCGGTCTGCGTGAACCCCTGCTGGGTGCCCCTGGTTGCGAAGGAATTGAATAACAGCGACGTTCTGGTATGCACCGTGATCGGCTTCCCCCTGGGAGCTAATCCTACAGAAATTAAGGTGGAAGAAACCAAATGGGCCGTTAAAAATGGTGCCCAGGAAGTGGATATGGTCATCAATATAGGTGCCCTCAAAGGAGGCGACTATAAAGCCGTAGAAGAAGATATCCGAGCAGTGGTAAAGGCTGCCGGCAAAGCGACTATTAAGGTTATTATCGAAACCTGCTTCCTCTCCAACGATGAAAAAAGGATCGCCTGTGAAGCCGCAATGAAAGCAGGTGCCCACTTTGTTAAAACCTCCACCGGTTTCGGTACCGGCGGTGCTACTGTAGAAGATGTCAAATTGATGAGAAAAACTGTTGGTGACACCATGAAGGTTAAGGCTTCCGGCGGGGTTAGGTCCTATCATGATGCTATCGCTATGCTCGATGCGGGAGCTGATCGGATTGGCACCTCCTCCGGTGTGGCTATAGTAGCGGAACTGCCGGAATAATGAGTTGGTATAGTCCATTAAGGGTATTGTTATACTAGATTGTATACAATTTCCTTGACGGTCTTTCTAATTGTGCGTATAATAGTAGTCCGGCTGAAAAGGCCGCACAAGTTTTTATAGGAGGAACTATGAAACGTGTAATTGTTGCTGCTATCGCAACCCTCGCTGTGTTTTCCATGGCTTTTGTGTCCTGTACACAGAAGAAACCCGCTGCAGCTGCTGCTCCTGCTTTCCGGATTGGATTAGTAACTGATATCGGTGGTATTGATGACAAGTCCTTTAATCAGGGTACCTGGGAAGGCATTGTTCGTTTTGCAAAAGAAGTTGGTCTGAAAGAGGGGGATTATAAATATCTCCAGTCCGCTGCTGAAGCTGATTATATTCCTAATCTCTCTACCTTTTCCGACGAAAAACTTGATTTGATTGCTGCACCTGGCTTTCTTTTTGAAAAGTCTATTAGTGAAGTTGCAGACAAATATCCCAACAATAAGTACCTTATCATTGACTCTGTAGTTGCTAAACCCAATGTAGTGTCCGCAGTGTTTGCAGAACATGAAGGTTCTTTCCTGGTTGGTGTTGCTGCAGGGCTCAAAGCCAAGGCTGATGGTAAAAAAATAGTCGGCTTCCTTGGTGGTATGCAGTTCCCCCTTATCGAAAAATTCCAGGCTGGTTTTGAACAGGGTGTTAAGGCCGTCTACCCTGAATGCAAAATTCTTGTTGACTATGCCGGAGACTTTAGTGCACCCGATAAGGGTCAGGCTATTGCCCAGAAGCAGTTCAATGCTGGCGCTTATATCATTTTCCATGCCGCGGGTGGTACCGGCAATGGTATGATTAAGGAAGCCAAAGAACGGACCGCCAAGGGCGATGTCCGTTGGGCTATTGGTGTCGATAAGGATCAGTATACTGACGGTATTTATGACGAAGCCAACAAGAAGTCTGCTGTTCTGACCTCCATGATGAAGCGGGTTGATGTTGCTGCCCATGATGTAGCCAAGATGACTATGGAAGGCAAATTCCCCGGTGGTCAGACCCTCGTATTCTCTGTAGCTAATAAGGGTGTTGGTATCCCTGAAAACAACCAAAACCTCTCTGACGATATTGTCGCCAAAGTAAAAGAATTTGAAGCTAAGATCGCCTCCGGCGAGCTTAAGGTTTCAGAAACTCCTGCGAAGTAATATTTCACGTCTATGATTTGAACGGGGTGTTCTGGGTTGTTCGTTTTTCCGGGACACCCCGTTTTATTCTTATGGCCCACAGAGTAGTGCATGAATGTGGTGGGCCTTATTCCTTTCAAACTGGTAATATAAGGGGAAGTCGATGGCATATATCATCGAGATGCTTAATATTGTAAAAACCTTCCCGGGTATTCGCGCAAATGATGATGTTACCCTTCAGGTAGAAGAAGGGTCCATTCATGCACTGTTAGGTGAAAATGGTGCGGGCAAATCCACCCTGATGAGTATTTTATTTGGTCTTTATCAACCTGATTCTGGGGTTATCAGGGTCCATGGAAAAGAGGTGAAAATAACCGATCCTAATGTGGCTAATGATTTAGGGATTGGTATGGTGCATCAGCATTTTAAGCTGGTCCATAATTTTACGGTCGCAGAGAATATAGTGCTGGGCCTGGAACCAAGAAAGGGCCCGCTTATCAATATTGCAAGTGCCGAAAAGCGAGTAGCTGAAATCTCGAAACGCTATGGACTCGAAGTAGATCCAAAAGCGAAAATAGAAGATATCACCGTGGGTATGCAACAGCGGGTAGAAATTCTTAAAATGCTGTACCGGAATGCGGATATTCTTATTTTTGATGAGCCTACCGCAGTCCTCACACCGCAGGAAATTAATGAACTTATGGAAATAATGCGTCGTCTTACTGCAGAAGGGAAGACTGTCCTCTTAATTACCCATAAGCTTAAGGAAATAAAAGCAGTCGCAGACGTTTGTACCGTGCTTCGCCGAGGGCGCCTCGTGGGTACCGTGCCTGTTAAGGATGCCTCAGAAGCTCAATTGGCAGAAATGATGGTTGGCCGGGCTGTCAATTTCTCGGTTAATAAAAAGCCCGCGATCCCTGGCGAGGTTTTGCTTGAGGTTCAAGACCTAAAGGTAAAGAATTCCAAGGGGCTTCTTGGCGTAAAAGGTGTTTCTCTTAAGGTTCGCCGGGGTGAAATTCTCGGTCTTTGTGGTATAGATGGCAACGGACAAACCGAACTGGTCTATGCGCTCACCGGCCTCGCCCCTGTCGAAGGGGGAAAGATCCTTTTAAACGGCAAAGATATAACCCACCTGCCGGTAAAGGAACGGCTCGAAGCCGGCCTTGGCCATATACCGGAGGACCGGCACCGGCATGGGCTGGTGCTCGACTTCCGTCTGGACGAAAACCTGGTGGTCCACAACTTCCAGAGGCGCCCCTTCTCTAAGCTTGGGGTCCTCGATTATACCTCGATCCGTGCTAATGCGGAGCGGCTTATTAAGGAATTCGATGTTCGTTCCGGTGAAGGCCCTGCTACACCTTCCCGCAGTCTTTCTGGCGGTAACCAGCAGAAAGCTATTGTTGCCCGGGAAATCGACCGGTCACCAGAGGTACTCATTGTAGCCCAACCAACCCGGGGGCTAGATGTGGGAGCTATCGAGTATATCCATCAGCGTATTGTAGAAGAGCGGGATAAGGGTAAAGCAATTCTACTCGTTTCTCTGGAATTGGATGAAATATTGGACCTTTCAGATCGTATTGCCGTAATATTTAATGGCGAAATTGTTGCTGAGGTGGATGCAGCCAAAACAAATGAAAACGAACTCGGGCTCTATATGGCTGGCTCGATGAGAAAGGCGGTGTAACCGTGAAAAGCAGTAAACGGCTTCAACTTATTGTACCGCTCATTGCGGTTTTGCTCGGCTTTGTGCTTGGCGCTATTGTTATTACAATTACCGGTAAATCCCCTGGGGGTATGTTTCTTGCCATGGGGCGTACTCTTACCGGTATTGATTTTAGCGGTCGAACTGGTATCAATTTACGGTATGTGGGTGAGTTTATTTTACAAGCTCTCCCCATCACCCTTACAGGTCTTGCAGTTGCCTTTGCCTTCAGGACCGGGCTCTTTAACATCGGTGCCGAAGGCCAATTAATGGTGGGTTCTTTAGCTGCGGTCGCAGTAGCCCTCATGGTTAAGGCTCCGCCGGTTATTCATCCTATCATCGGTATTTTTGCTGCCATGGCTGCAGGAGCCCTCTGGGCATCAATCCCAGGACTTCTGAAGGCTCGCTTTAATGTCCACGAAGTCGTTGTGTCCATTATGATGAACTATACGGCCCTGCACTTTGTAAACTGGAGCCTTCTGCAGTTTGGTTCTGTCGACCGGGTTAAAACCCCCGAATTTCCACCATCTGCTACATTAAAAAGTGAATTTCTGGCCAATCTGACCAACGGGTCCCGGCTTAATTGGGGTATCATTCCGGTTATTCTTGCGGTAATTATTTTCTGGTTTGTCGTAGAAAAGACTACCTTTGGCTACCGGCTCAGGGCAGTCGGTTTTAATAAGGATGCGGCCCGCTATGCCGGTATGAAGGTAGAGCAGAATATCGTCCTTTCCATGATGATATCCGGGGCTTTTGCGGGACTGGCTGGGGCAGTCATTACCCTGGGGACCTTTAATTTCGGGCGGGTTCTGCCATCCTTTGAAGGCTATGGCATGGACGGAATCGCTGTTGCCCTGGTTGGCGGTAATCATGCGCTCGGTGTATTCCTTTCGGGACTCCTCTTTGGTATGCTTAAGGCTGCTCAGCCCCTCATGCAATCCCAGGGTATTCCCCGGGAAATTGCTTCCATTATTCAGGCATCTATCGTTCTCTTTGTAGCTATGAAACTAGGAATTGAGGCCGCTTTGGAATTCTTTACCCGAAAAAATGGAAACTCTCGTATCGTATCTCGAAAAATGGGAGGCAAGAAATGAATCTCCTCATTAATATGTTCCCTATTGCATTGATGTTTGCTGCCCCCATTGTTATTGCAGCCCTGGGTGGGCTTTTTAGCGAACGTTCCGGTATTGTCAACGTAGCTCTGGAAGGCATTATGATGGTAGGCGGTTTTGCAGCTGCCACGGTGACGGTTATGCTGGAACCGATACTGCCTGGCTGGGCTCCATGGATTGGAATGCTGGTTGGACTCCTGTCGGGGATGGTTTTTTCCTTGCTCCACGCCCTTGCTTCAGTTAACTTTAAGGCAGATCAGGTCGTTTCCGGTACGGCCTTAAATATTCTGGCAGGGGGCCTTACGGTATATCTGGCCCAAATTATTTTCCGTCAACAACGCACCAAGGCCTTTACCACTGGTCTTGCTAAAATCACCATTCCTGGGCTCAAGGATATTCCCATACTGGGACCCACCCTCTTTGACCATGTTTATCCCACTTTTTATGTTGCCCTGTTACTGGTGGTGCTTACCTGGTTTATCGTGTATAAAACTCCCTTTGGACTGCGCCTTCGGGCTTGTGGTGAACATCCTCAGGCGGCGGCATCTATGGGTATTAACGTCTATAGGATGCGATATCTCGGTGTTATGGCTTCGGGCGTCCTTGCGGGTCTTGCAGGGGGTGTTATGGTACTAACCCAGGATATTCAGTATACCCTGACATCCATCCATGGTACGGGCTTTATCGCTCTCGGCTCTTTAATATTTGGAAAGTGGAGCCCCTGGGGAGTCCTCGGTGCAGGCCTCTTCTTCGGTTTTTCCCAGGCCCTGTCCTATTATGCCAAGGACATTCCCTTTATGGCCACCCTTCCCCAGGAGTTCTTTTACCTCTTCCCCTATGTGCTTACCATCATCGCCCTGATTCTCTTCTCAGGCAAAGCCGTCGGCCCCAAAGCGGCCGGCGAAATCTACGACCCGGGAAAACGGTAATAGATCAAAAGATTTTGTGGCTGACTGTCAATTCAGTCAGCCATTTATATTCTATTTCCAGGTCTCTTGACGAGCCTCGAACTGTCCCCTACTATGGTTCATCATGGATGCTAATGAACTGAGATCGAAATATATCGAATTTTTTAAATCTAAGGGTCATGCCCAGATTCAGGGAAAGTCCCTGATTCCTGACAACGACCCTACGGTTCTGTTTACCACTGCGGGAATGCACCCTTTGGTGCCCTATTTGTTAGGAGAGCCCCACCCCGCAGGAACCAGACTGACGGACTATCAAAAGTGTATACGCACTGGCGATATTGATGCGGTAGGCGACCCCAGCCACCTTACCTGTTTTGAAATGTTGGGCAACTGGTCCCTGGGTGATTACTTTAAGGAAGGGGCCATCACCATGAGTTTCGAGTTTCTGACGGACCCGAAATGGCTTGGCATTCCCATAGAAAAAATCGGGGTTACCGTTTTCGCCGGTGAAGAGGGTATTCCCCGGGATGATGAATCGGCGGCTATTTGGAAGCGTCTTGGTATTCCTGAAGAGCGGATCCGTTTCCTTCCCCGGGAAGATAACTGGTGGGGCCCAGCGGGTACTACCGGCCCCTGCGGCCCCGATACAGAAATGTTTATTGATACGGGACGTCCATCCTGCGGACCTGACTGCGGTCCTGGCTGTAAATGCGGCAAGTGGCTCGAGATTTGGAACGATGTGTTCATGCAGTACAATAAAACCGCAGAGGGCACCTATGAGCCCCTGGCCCGGAAGTGTGTTGACACTGGTATGGGTATTGAACGCACCGTAACCATTCTGAACGGTAAAAAATCTGTATATGATACGGAGATCTTTGCTCCCCTTATTGCGGCGGTGGAAAGCATTTCAGGTTATACCTATGGCAGTGATACAGAAAAGGACAAATCGGTCCGCATTATCTGCGATCATGGCAGGGCGGCGACCTTTATTCTTGGTGACCCCAAGGCTGTAAGCCCCTCCAATGTGGGGGCGGGGTATGTACTGCGCAGACTGATCCGCCGCGCGGTTCGCCATGGACGTAAACTGGGTATCGACAGGCTGTTCCTGACTGAAATTGCGGAAGCGGTGGTAGAAAAATTCGCCGCCCCCTATCCTGAATTGGCGGAAAATCGCAATCGCATTATGGAAGAACTCCAGCAGGAAGAGCAGAAGTTCCTGGAGACTCTGCAGAAGGGTGAACATGAGTTCGAAAAATTGCTTCCCAATCTGCTCAAGGATCCCCGGAAAATCATCTCCGGCCGTCTTGCTTTTAAGCTCTATGATACCTATGGGTTCCCCATAGAGCTCACCGAGGAACTGGCCGCCGAACATGGTATGACCATTAACCGGGAAGAATTTGATGAAGCCTTTAAAAAACATCAGGAGCTATCCCGAGCTGGAAGCGAGCAGGTCTTTAAGGGCGGCCTTGCAGATCACGGCGAACAGGCTATTAAGTACCACACCGCAACCCATCTCTTGCACAAGGCCCTCAGAATGGTGCTGGGGGAACATGTGGCTCAGAAGGGTTCAAATATTACCGCTGAACGGATGCGGTTTGACTTTTCCCACCCTGCACCAATGACGGCTGAGGAGATTGCCCGGGTAGAAGCTATCGTAAATGAACAGATTCAACGGGATCTACCGGTAACCATGGAAATTATGTCATTAGAAGATGCAAAAGCCTCAGGAGCGATCGCCTTATTTGGTGAAAAATATGAAGCTCAAGTTAAGGTTTATACCATTGGTGATTTTTCAAAAGAGGTATGCGGCGGTCCTCATGTGGATCGGACCGGCAAACTGGGTAGGTTTAAAATCCAGAAGGAACAATCCTCCTCTGCTGGAGTACGTCGTATTCGGGCTGTATTGGAGTAAGTCTATTGTAACCAAATTGAAGCACCTATTATTTTATAGAATAGAAAAGAAGGAACCATATGAAACGCAACCTACTACTAACATTATTTGTCTGTGCTGTGACGGTCCTCATACATGCTCAGACTGATTTACAGCCCGTAGCTCTTGTAAAATTAACTAAAACTGAACCTATTACAGTTAAGCAATTAAAAGCTGAGGTTCAGAAAATTGAATCACAGACGGGGAAGTCCCTGACAGTTGATGAGCGGAAACAGGTGCTGGATATTATGATTAATGAACGGCTTGCTTTGCAGGCCGCAGAACGGGACAAAATATCCGTAACTGATGCCGAAATTAATCAGCAGTTACAACAAGTTCGATCAACTATGGCTCAAAATATTGGAAGACAACCTACGGATACCGAATTTGAAACTGCTATTAAACAACAGACTGGAATGGATCTAGCTTCTTATAAAGAACAAATGAAACGGCTTGCAACAGTACAAAAATATCTTATGACTAAAAAGCAAGATATTATTCAATCAATACAGAAACCTACTGAATCAGAAATAAAAAACTTCTATGAACTAAACAAAGCAAAACTTGTCCGGCCTGATACAGTTCGTTTTTCCATGATTTTTATTCCCTATGGAAGTGATGCAACTGCTAAGGCTAAAGCTAAGGAATTAGCAGAAAAACTAATCAAAGATATTGGTACAAATCCATCCAAATTTGATGAGGCTGTGCTTCGGGGACAGTCAAGTACTGCTGGCTACCAAGCTGGCGATGGTGGGTATTTACCAAAAACTCCTGAGGCGCAGAATATTGTCGGTAAAGAATTTATTAATATTGCCTTTTCATTGAAACAAGGTGAAGTATCACGACTTATTGAGAATACAAAGGGTTATCAAATTATAAAAATTACCGAAACTTACAGTCAGAAAACACTTGAGTTGGATGATATCTACCAATTGGGAAGCAAGGTATCTGTTCATGATTATATCGGTAATGTACTATATCAGCAAACTCAGCAAGCTGCTTTCGATCGGGCTAGTAAAGAGCTAGTTGATGAGTTGCGCGCTGGTGGTAAGTCATTTCAGGTTTTCGATAAGCTTATTGCATACTAACTATGGCATCGAGACGTAAAGCACGAATATTGGCTTTTCAGGCCCTCTTTTCTTGGGAAACCTCAAAGGCTAGCATTCAAGACCTGGTGAGTTTTTCCTGGCTGGACAGCGAGAAACGAGACGCCATCGATGAAGGCACTGCAACTTTTGCCCGGCTGCTGATCGCTGGTACCATAGAGAATATAGAAACGGTAGATAGACTCATTAAAGGACATCTTAAAAATTGGAATTTTGACCGGCTTAATAGGGTTGATTTAGCAATTATGCGGATGAGTGTTTACTCTCTGAAGTATCAGAAGGATGTTCCTCCATCTATAGTTATTGATGAAGCCATTGATATTGCAAAAGAGTATGGCACCGATGATTCCTTCCGGTTTATCAATGGTGTCTTAGACGCAATTAAAAAAGACCTTCAGGGCGGATCGGGGCAATGAACTGGCAGAACCGTTCTATTGTTCGGTTCATACTCCTTTTGGGCAGTCTGATCATGGTGGCTGCCCTTCTGACCCTTTTTCTTAGACATCGCTCATCTCCTGTTCGGCGCCCATCTCTTTCAACCATAGATGAGGCAATCCGGACCTGGGCTGGCTTGGATGAACCGCAGTCGATTTTACAAGACTTATCTGAATTATTAGGTTCTACCGACAATTCTGGAATAGCCCTTTCTCTTCTCAAACGCTATCGGATATTAACGCTGAAAGCTCAATCGAGGGCCCAGCATAATAATCTCTTAAATGTTTATGTTGATCGGTCCAGGATCTTGTATCAGAAATTCCCTGAACGAACAGAATTACTCGTCTTTTTTTTAGACAGTCTGAACCAAGTTCTCAGGCCTTTTTCCGAGATGGAATTAGACAGCCTCAGGCATATCAGTATGGAATCTATTTCTGAACAAAATCGGGCACTTCTCATGCTGGTTATTCATAAAGCCCGTATGGATACCCCTGAGAACTGTATGGAATTACCCTATGGGACCATATTGCTTCATGAGCTTGCCCATAGTGATGGATCTACAGGCAGTGTATTTGCAATTAATGAAATCCTTGTGCTGGCTTTGACGGGCAATATACAAGCTGCTCTAGGAAGAGGGAAACAACTTCAGTCTCAAAGTAGTATTGCGGAGGAGCTTGTTGCAAACCTTGTATTTGATTTTGGCTCCCCTGAAGAAGCGGCTCGTCGCTTTCATGAATTATATAACCGTGAAAAAAAACAACGGTTTGCGCTGCATGAAGCCGATGCCCTCCTTAAGGATGGTAAGCCCTTGTTAGCCAGGACCATATGGCTAGATCTGTTGCAGGAATTGTCGGGTAAAAACCTGGAGCTCGCCCTGTATAACCTTGGTTCCCTGGCAACGAATCCTGCAGAGCGGCAGTTGTTTTTTCGTAAGCTCCTCGATATGCAAACATCCCATGAGTATGCATTGATCAACTATAGCAGGTTGTTATACCCGGAAGCTATGGATGTTTATTTAACTCAATCTCCACTCTACACGAAAAGTTCACTCATTCAGCTTGAGAAGGTGAAACATGACCTCCTAGGAACATCAGTATATAAGACGGGTGCTTTATGGCTACTTCTCAATCACTTTCCTGTGGATGATCGTATATATCATTGGGCAGCCTGGTATTTCTTTCGAATTGGAAACTATCAAGAATTAGAGAAGCTTCTGTCTATGGCCCAAGAAAACAACATTGAGTATCCATCTCTCTTGCTCTATAGGGCTTTTCTGGCCATGGAACAGGGAAATCTTTCTGAGGCAGAACAACTCCTCGCTTCGTATCATGGTGAAGCTTGGTATACTCCAGCCAATCTGGCAAAGATATATGAAAAAACCTACAGAATTCCCAAAGCTATTGAGTATTATCAGCTAGCGGCTTC harbors:
- a CDS encoding ATP-binding protein, whose protein sequence is MAEQLIVKNLGFIKILPAWAQELSYKYCSKTANLYLIHGNIRDFLPHKMNEGEFIFVRIQEYIAEVLFGNRDIIAFYDRSSGVTFCTKEMARDYQKTMTARFPDVDVSDFVSTDPEKSFYYLEKYFLMNIPEKRRIVLIIDYAETVVPASDIARLTEEDRYCLVTLNRWSHDPVFTKGDVSVLLLTENLADLSPRLVGSPSTVKVSIPIPDQDVREQFLTFLEKQGTLLLDRGLDCRRVAAVTSGLNLMNLNRLASESYQEDMPLSLEYIRQKKKEIIENEAAGLLEFMETNHDLSYVSGHDFVKKRFKNAARAIKQGRLDVLPMGYLIAGPVGTGKSFMVSAFAGEIGIPMVKFRNFRSKWQGVTESNLEKVLNILKAMAPVAVMIDEADAFLGDRDQEGDSGTSNRVFAQIASFMGNTEYRGKIIWFLITCRPDLIPIDLKRQGRAEEHLALFYPETEAEKIALFDTLVRKLDLSIRKFPITDVLRRFKYEFSGADLEAVLIRAKFRAAMDERTFVTREDVEEAMADFVPPAYPYEIELQNLVAVLECTSKEMVPKRFQNLDRTKLVRDIRELKSLIGERD
- the deoC gene encoding deoxyribose-phosphate aldolase, producing the protein MSKEWTKATIAKTIDHTILKPTATAEQIRELCAEARANHFASVCVNPCWVPLVAKELNNSDVLVCTVIGFPLGANPTEIKVEETKWAVKNGAQEVDMVINIGALKGGDYKAVEEDIRAVVKAAGKATIKVIIETCFLSNDEKRIACEAAMKAGAHFVKTSTGFGTGGATVEDVKLMRKTVGDTMKVKASGGVRSYHDAIAMLDAGADRIGTSSGVAIVAELPE
- a CDS encoding BMP family lipoprotein, whose translation is MKRVIVAAIATLAVFSMAFVSCTQKKPAAAAAPAFRIGLVTDIGGIDDKSFNQGTWEGIVRFAKEVGLKEGDYKYLQSAAEADYIPNLSTFSDEKLDLIAAPGFLFEKSISEVADKYPNNKYLIIDSVVAKPNVVSAVFAEHEGSFLVGVAAGLKAKADGKKIVGFLGGMQFPLIEKFQAGFEQGVKAVYPECKILVDYAGDFSAPDKGQAIAQKQFNAGAYIIFHAAGGTGNGMIKEAKERTAKGDVRWAIGVDKDQYTDGIYDEANKKSAVLTSMMKRVDVAAHDVAKMTMEGKFPGGQTLVFSVANKGVGIPENNQNLSDDIVAKVKEFEAKIASGELKVSETPAK
- a CDS encoding ABC transporter ATP-binding protein, whose translation is MAYIIEMLNIVKTFPGIRANDDVTLQVEEGSIHALLGENGAGKSTLMSILFGLYQPDSGVIRVHGKEVKITDPNVANDLGIGMVHQHFKLVHNFTVAENIVLGLEPRKGPLINIASAEKRVAEISKRYGLEVDPKAKIEDITVGMQQRVEILKMLYRNADILIFDEPTAVLTPQEINELMEIMRRLTAEGKTVLLITHKLKEIKAVADVCTVLRRGRLVGTVPVKDASEAQLAEMMVGRAVNFSVNKKPAIPGEVLLEVQDLKVKNSKGLLGVKGVSLKVRRGEILGLCGIDGNGQTELVYALTGLAPVEGGKILLNGKDITHLPVKERLEAGLGHIPEDRHRHGLVLDFRLDENLVVHNFQRRPFSKLGVLDYTSIRANAERLIKEFDVRSGEGPATPSRSLSGGNQQKAIVAREIDRSPEVLIVAQPTRGLDVGAIEYIHQRIVEERDKGKAILLVSLELDEILDLSDRIAVIFNGEIVAEVDAAKTNENELGLYMAGSMRKAV
- a CDS encoding ABC transporter permease, which translates into the protein MKSSKRLQLIVPLIAVLLGFVLGAIVITITGKSPGGMFLAMGRTLTGIDFSGRTGINLRYVGEFILQALPITLTGLAVAFAFRTGLFNIGAEGQLMVGSLAAVAVALMVKAPPVIHPIIGIFAAMAAGALWASIPGLLKARFNVHEVVVSIMMNYTALHFVNWSLLQFGSVDRVKTPEFPPSATLKSEFLANLTNGSRLNWGIIPVILAVIIFWFVVEKTTFGYRLRAVGFNKDAARYAGMKVEQNIVLSMMISGAFAGLAGAVITLGTFNFGRVLPSFEGYGMDGIAVALVGGNHALGVFLSGLLFGMLKAAQPLMQSQGIPREIASIIQASIVLFVAMKLGIEAALEFFTRKNGNSRIVSRKMGGKK
- a CDS encoding ABC transporter permease, with the translated sequence MNLLINMFPIALMFAAPIVIAALGGLFSERSGIVNVALEGIMMVGGFAAATVTVMLEPILPGWAPWIGMLVGLLSGMVFSLLHALASVNFKADQVVSGTALNILAGGLTVYLAQIIFRQQRTKAFTTGLAKITIPGLKDIPILGPTLFDHVYPTFYVALLLVVLTWFIVYKTPFGLRLRACGEHPQAAASMGINVYRMRYLGVMASGVLAGLAGGVMVLTQDIQYTLTSIHGTGFIALGSLIFGKWSPWGVLGAGLFFGFSQALSYYAKDIPFMATLPQEFFYLFPYVLTIIALILFSGKAVGPKAAGEIYDPGKR
- a CDS encoding alanine--tRNA ligase is translated as MDANELRSKYIEFFKSKGHAQIQGKSLIPDNDPTVLFTTAGMHPLVPYLLGEPHPAGTRLTDYQKCIRTGDIDAVGDPSHLTCFEMLGNWSLGDYFKEGAITMSFEFLTDPKWLGIPIEKIGVTVFAGEEGIPRDDESAAIWKRLGIPEERIRFLPREDNWWGPAGTTGPCGPDTEMFIDTGRPSCGPDCGPGCKCGKWLEIWNDVFMQYNKTAEGTYEPLARKCVDTGMGIERTVTILNGKKSVYDTEIFAPLIAAVESISGYTYGSDTEKDKSVRIICDHGRAATFILGDPKAVSPSNVGAGYVLRRLIRRAVRHGRKLGIDRLFLTEIAEAVVEKFAAPYPELAENRNRIMEELQQEEQKFLETLQKGEHEFEKLLPNLLKDPRKIISGRLAFKLYDTYGFPIELTEELAAEHGMTINREEFDEAFKKHQELSRAGSEQVFKGGLADHGEQAIKYHTATHLLHKALRMVLGEHVAQKGSNITAERMRFDFSHPAPMTAEEIARVEAIVNEQIQRDLPVTMEIMSLEDAKASGAIALFGEKYEAQVKVYTIGDFSKEVCGGPHVDRTGKLGRFKIQKEQSSSAGVRRIRAVLE
- a CDS encoding peptidyl-prolyl cis-trans isomerase; this translates as MKRNLLLTLFVCAVTVLIHAQTDLQPVALVKLTKTEPITVKQLKAEVQKIESQTGKSLTVDERKQVLDIMINERLALQAAERDKISVTDAEINQQLQQVRSTMAQNIGRQPTDTEFETAIKQQTGMDLASYKEQMKRLATVQKYLMTKKQDIIQSIQKPTESEIKNFYELNKAKLVRPDTVRFSMIFIPYGSDATAKAKAKELAEKLIKDIGTNPSKFDEAVLRGQSSTAGYQAGDGGYLPKTPEAQNIVGKEFINIAFSLKQGEVSRLIENTKGYQIIKITETYSQKTLELDDIYQLGSKVSVHDYIGNVLYQQTQQAAFDRASKELVDELRAGGKSFQVFDKLIAY
- the nusB gene encoding transcription antitermination factor NusB, whose amino-acid sequence is MASRRKARILAFQALFSWETSKASIQDLVSFSWLDSEKRDAIDEGTATFARLLIAGTIENIETVDRLIKGHLKNWNFDRLNRVDLAIMRMSVYSLKYQKDVPPSIVIDEAIDIAKEYGTDDSFRFINGVLDAIKKDLQGGSGQ